From a region of the Besnoitia besnoiti strain Bb-Ger1 chromosome I, whole genome shotgun sequence genome:
- a CDS encoding hypothetical protein (encoded by transcript BESB_004770) gives MEKKDREDAAQEGSLSSPDVPPVSQTASPLTPEAADQATFKPESPPLVIEVSGFLEVVDVKGPPSLSIKSVNLPGAPRRQSGDSVSGRTHATERRTSAVGKKAGEEKPEAEKQEHAVRQGLTKKAAPAAPQAKTKAATAQRLGLKKPEEAKAKEEEKDATTAHRLGAAKKEEAAKEEEGHPEKAAMKAKVSPKKLEPKEDATEPKAKAKVLVAKKAPVAAKKEESEEENKDDQEGEKEKLEDKEPEKKEAAAPKAKAKTLVAKKAPGLKKAESGHEAKDAKEEGEAKEDKKVETADGKEAEKKETPEPKEKAKVLAAKKAPVLKKAGSGQEKKDADTKEGGVEKEVEEGEKKEGVEGEKKEGVEGEKKEGVEGEKKEALAPKAKAKALLAKKAPPAAKQEDKDETKEDDKKDGTKDDLKEAKEDEKEGEKKETPEPKAKAKALLARKAPAVKKPESGHKAKDADVKEGEEKKEGEKAEKKKGGEEAEKKKEGDAAEKKTPDPKAKAKALLVKKASPAAKAEGKGEAKEEAKEGESKAGLKEAKADEKEGEKKETPEPKAKGKAVLAKKVSPKAKAEEKDGKKEEKEGEPTGDKDADAGLPAKELAKTAAAKKAVLLKAKLGKLDAEKSGEVEKQKAMVSPRGTKVVTKASTKKPTAPVSKASGAAEVDAGAKAESITEGVNDKKGESQPDSALTVETLQDELKGAAEGREGVAVVEPQTKALDSVSTLELVAKLIQKEQEQEAEMQEGSLTPAAALKAKISAKKAAQKPVAKAKAEETAAAVEEVTATGDKKAAAPAKKVVAKKAAAAAPPSKQGKPEDTKSNSAVQKLEKEEALATQDAEPAAAAASPRKLMAKKAVTPKTKPSASTKEEAATSEEREPLNVAKKAAKKVVAKGAKTLVASRRSSEDYLGAAEKAAKGAKTPMASRSSSEDDVGGVEKKKKKKKAVSSKDSSASLSADEGSPKKAKKALVKKAAKGKAKTATAKEAKDAPALVKQALNEKETKKGSSEAAKKGEGATAAPPKVAKPQPVTKKTVSLVDDTLVSQEDTPAAATAPRSSAVAADQSKDKPIAAKPLVEGGGPAGMTAPLASTTSGMAAPLASAAGQDVALTSAATVGLKAASADHLTTSAAAAMQDGQQVLPTESRSVGRASRVGSSGAVGAKTPTLGKRRSEAEASPVELHGVAEAVKPAGTLSEEHSLTSVSVAPQGAPAAVDTHLPAPEAEGRSSPESRVSRVSTATFGSDRPQRRTACRAGSAVALAPGHSAVLTQAGGATTSPAPGAEAGVSGIGAEAPASPTPSRPSWCQCCMPARKPDYSYRTKPLPKSAILSQRLVTPDIQKRLEQHSAVMLFPGNVWVQPQPHHKSHDRVPPPRPLTSSKAVDFFAKLGFATCCCEPCLSSRERSGPAPAPGVTHTDAGLPLRRPSSQASRADLAETAAVGADSQGAEASATQTGAAAEPREAEGAGGPQVTADQQQEQQQWQGYYDENGQWKSYNYGGYYDQDGNWVQTQDYGGYYDESGNWVWTNQTQGAAEQAASGAEQATAQSGWTQAADGTWTYDANAQGYGQNDYGGQYDQSAYNYYQGHEAYGQNGAVSGADQRSSEQAGWDANANWGAQTGYHQNAYSGQDQGGYDQGA, from the exons ATGGAGAAGAAGGATAGGGAAGATGCCGCGCAGGAAGGCTCCCTG AGCTCTCCTGATGTTCCACCCGTGTCGCAGACCGCCTCACCGCTgacgccggaggccgccgaccaGGCAACGTTCAAGCCAGAGTCGCCGCCTCTAGTAATCGAAGTTTCGGGCTTCCTCGAGGTCGTTGACGTCAAAGGCCCGCCTTCGCTCAGTATCAAGTCTGTCAACTTGCCAG GGGCCCCGCGAAGACAGTCCGGCGACTCAGTCTCTGGAAGGACCCACGCCACTGAGCGGCGCACCTCCGCAGTAGGGAAGAAagccggcgaagagaaacCTGAGGCAGAAAAACAGGAGCACGCGGTTCGCCAGGGGCTGACAAAGAAGGCGGCCCCCGCAGCCCCGCAGGCCAAGACGAAGGCCGCCACAGCCCAGCGTCTCGGTTTGAAGAAGCCAGAAGAGGCAAAAGccaaagaggaggaaaaggacGCCACGACTGCTCACCGACTGGGAGCTgcaaagaaggaagaggcggcgaaagaggaagaaggccaTCCTGAGAAGGCTGCGATGAAGGCGAAGGTTTCCCCGAAAAAGCTTGAGCCGAAGGAGGACGCCACCGAACCCAAAGCCAAAGCGAAAGTTCTTGTTGCAAAGAAGGCGCCAGTCGCCGCCAAAAAAGAAGAATCCGAGGAGGAAAACAAGGACGACCAAGAGGGCGAAAAGGAAAAGCTGGAAGATAAAGAgccagagaagaaggaggccgcagcgcccaaGGCGAAAGCTAAGACCCTCGTAGCCAAAAAAGCTCCAGggctgaagaaggcggaaaGCGGTCACGAAGCCAAGGACGCGAAGGAAGAGGGTGAGGCGAAAGAAGATAAAAAAGTGGAGACGGCGGATGGAAAGGAggccgagaagaaggagacgccagAGCCGAAGGAGAAGGCTAAGGTTCTCGCAGCCAAGAAAGCGCCAGTGCTGAAGAAGGCAGGAAGTGGTCAGGAAAAAAAGGACGCGGATACGAAGGAAGGGGGCGTGGAGAAGGAAGtcgaggagggggagaagaaggaaggcgtggagggggagaagaaggaaggcgtggagggggagaagaaggaaggcgtggagggggagaagaaggaggcgctaGCGCCCAAGGCGAAAGCGAAAGCTCTCTTAGCAAAGAaagcgccgccagctgctAAACAGGAAGATAAAGACGAGACGAAGGAGGACGACAAAAAGGACGGAACGAAGGATGACCtgaaggaagcgaaggaggacgagaaggagggtgagaagaaagagacaccAGAGCCCAAGGCGAAGGCCAAGGCGTTGTTGGCTAGGAAAGCCCCAGCGGTGAAGAAGCCGGAGAGCGGCCACAAAGCCAAGGACGCGGATGtgaaggagggagaggagaaaaaagaaggcgagaaagcagagaagaagaaaggaggtgaggaggcagagaagaagaaggaaggcgacgcggcagagaagaagacgccagaCCCCAAGGCAAAAGCAAAAGCTCTTTTAGTAAAGAAAGCGTCACCGGCTGCTAAGGCGGAAGGcaaaggcgaggcgaaggaggaagcaaAAGAAGGTGAATCGAAGGCCGGCTtgaaggaagcgaaggcggacgagaaggagggtgagaagaaagagacaccAGAGCCCAAGGCAAAGGGCAAAGCGGTACTGGCAAAGAAGGTGTCCCCCAAGGCAAAAGCTGAAGAGAAAGAcggaaagaaggaagaaaaggagggTGAGCCAACTGGCGATAAGGACGCTGACGCGGGCCTGCCAGCCAAAGAACTAGCAAAAACTGCTGCAGCTAAGAAGGCGGTTTTGCTCAAGGCTAAACTAGGCAAGCtggacgcagagaagagtgGAGAGGTGGAGAAACAGAAGGCGATGGTGTCGCCCAGGGGGACAAAGGTCGTGACCAAGGCATCGACAAAGAAACCCACCGCGCCTGTCTCGAAGGCGAGTGGAGCGGCAGAGGTGGACGCGGGCGCTAAAGCCGAATCGATCACCGAAGGTGTCAACGACAAGAAAGGCGAGAGTCAGCCAGACAGTGCCCTGACAGTCGAGACACTGCAGGATGAATTGAAgggagctgcagagggacGGGAGGGGGTGGCAGTCGTCGAGCCGCAGACCAAGGCGTTGGACAGCGTGTCGACTTTGGAGTTGGTCGCGAAGCTCATTCAGAAGGAGCAAgagcaggaggcggagatgCAGGAAGGTTCGCTcacgccagccgccgcgctcaaGGCTAAAATATCTGCGAAAAAGGCGGCACAGAAACCTGTGGCTAAAGCAAAGGCTGAGGAGACCGCGGCTGCTGTTGAGGAGGTGACTGCAACGGGCGACAAAAAAGCGGCAGCTCCAGCCAAAAAAGTCGTTGCAAAAaaggcggctgcagcggctcccCCGTCGAAACAGGGCAAGCCGGAAGACACAAAAAGTAACTCCGCAGTCCAGAAGCtagagaaagaggaagctCTGGCGACACAGGATGCggagcccgccgctgcggcagcgagcccTCGCAAACTGATGGCAAAGAAGGCCGTCACGCCTAAAACGAAGCCATCGGCATCCACCAAAGAGGAAGCGGCAACAAGCGAGGAAAGGGAACCCTTGAATGTTGCGAAAAAAGCAGCCAAGAAGGTGGTAGCAAAGGGGGCAAAAACGCTGGTggcgtcgaggcgcagctccgAAGATTACCtgggcgcagcggagaaggcggcaaaGGGGGCAAAAACGCCGATGGCGTCGAGGAGTAGCTCCGAAGACGACGTGGGCGGAgtggagaagaagaagaagaaaaagaaggcggTCAGCTCGAAAGACTCTTCTGCATCGTTGTCCGCGGATGAAGGCAGCCCGAAGAAAGCCAAGAAAGCCCTTGTTAAGAAGGCTGCGAAAGGGAAGGCAAAGACTGCGACAgcaaaggaggcgaaggacgcccCTGCCCTCGTCAAGCAGGCTTTAAACGAAAAGGAGACCAAGAAAGGATCCAGCGAG GCGGCAAAGAAAGGCGAGGGAGCGACGGCTGCACCGCCCAAGGTCGCGAAGCCTCAGCCAGTGACCAAGAAGACTGTGTCTCTTGTGGATGACACTCTCGTGAGTCAAGAGGATACCCCTGCCGCTGCGACTGCCCCTCGTTCCAgtgccgtcgctgccgacCAAAGCAAGGACAAGCCAATAGCTGCGAAGCCTCTCGTCGAAGGCGGCGGACCCGCCGGCATGACTGCGCCTTTGGCGAGCACTACTTCCGGCATGGCTGCGCCTCTGGCAAGCGCCGCCGGTCAGGATGTTGCGTTGACGAGTGCTGCCACGGTGGGCCTaaaggccgcgagcgcggaccATCTAACGacgagtgcggcggcggccatGCAAGATGGGCAGCAG GTACTCCCCACCGAAAGTCGGAGCGTCGGACGAGCGTCTCGAGTCGGTTCGTCGGGGGCGGTTGGTGCCAAGACGCCCACTCTCGGCAAGAGGCGATCGGAGGCAGAAGCCAGCCCGGTTGAACTGCACGGCGTCGCCGAAGCTGTCAAACCCGCGGGAACGCTCTCGGAGGAACATTCGCTGACGAGCGTTAgcgtggcgccgcagggtgcgccggcggctgtaGACACACATCTGCCTGCTCCCGAAGCAGAGGGCCGCTCCAGCCCGGAGTCCCGCGTGTCTCGAGTGTCTACCGCTACGTTTGGTAGTGACCGTCCCCAGAGGAGAACGGCCTGTCGTGCGGGCTCTGCGGTTGCGCTCGCACCAGGCCACAGCGCCGTTCTTACACAGGCCGGAGGAGCGACAACGTCGCCAGCCCCTGGAGCGGAAGCTGGAGTGTCTGGCATAG GTGCTGAAGCGCCAGCGTCGCCAACTCCCAGTCGTCCGAGCTGGTGCCAGTGCTGCATGCCCGCACGAAAACCAGATTACTCGTATCGGACCAAACCGCTTCCAAAGTCCGCGATTCTGTCACAGCGACTGGTGACGCCGGATATTCAGAAACGTCTAGAGCAGCATTCAGCTGTCATGCTGTTCCCAGGCAACGTGTGggtgcagccgcagccgcaccaCAAAAGCCACGATCGCGTCCCGCCACCGCGTCCACTAACTAGCTCGAAGGCCGTCGATTTCTTCGCCAAACTCGGGTTCGCGACGTGCTGCTGTGAACCGTGCTTGTCGAGTCGCGAACGCAGTGGCCCTGCTCCGGCGCCCGGCGTGACACACACAGATGCAGGACTACCTCTGAGGCG ACCGTCGTCTCAGGCGTCGCGTGCCGATCTCGCAGAAACCGCGGCAGTCGGTGCTGACAGCCAAGGTGCAGAGGCTAGCGCCACTCAGACGGGTGCCGCTGCTGAACCGCGAGAAGCTGAGGGTGCGGGGGGGCCCCAAGTCACCGCAGATCAGCAGCAGGAACAGCAGCAGTGGCAGGGCTACTACGACGAGAACGGCCAGTGGAAGTCGTATAACTATGGAGGCTACTACGATCAAGACGGTAACTGGGTGCAGACGCAAGACTATGGCGGCTACTACGATGAATCTGGAAACTGGGTGTGGACCAACCAGACTCAGGGCGCTGCGGAGCAGGCGGCTTCTGGCGCAGAACAAGCTACTGCGCAAAGTGGGTGGACTCAAGCAGCTGACGGAACGTGGACATATGACGCGAACGCACAGGGATACGGTCAGAATGATTATGGGGGCCAGTACGACCAGTCAGCGTACAACTACTACCAAGGCCATGAAGCGTACGGTCAAAACGGCGCGGTTTCCGGAGCAGATCAAAGATCAAGTGAGCAGGCGGGATGGGATGCCAATGCAAACTGGGGAGCCCAAACCGGGTACCATCAGAATGCGTACTCGGGACAGGATCAAGGCGGTTATGATCAAGGTGCGTAA
- a CDS encoding hypothetical protein (encoded by transcript BESB_004760): MEISVSDRRPTLCRHGTEARPVPAERLFFSTSKSKLQASRVLPSAASPRRARRAPSLSLLLIPCGLFLCLASAGANDVLGQRMSSEIEIPPASELCALKGIDLSTGVLTSFSQDTLEYEVEFETQQAELIVVPRFECSEGIATHLFPAVSVNSHAADPRGALGVTLPVPAARRFDVRVQIRNPSFSPTLVEYVIHVDQASAVKEPTLRSFAARDSQGNLLPVTPLFSDSNEAFVLAARADDAYVRLEATCDPDSALYVNGQRVVLSSAVTISRDEQQPSSLTTVQCRHASVHEAAAQQRSFFFETLWTRTNLVPPSKLIVHSNGKACQVILEEDSRILCENSSGLTSLFAIFPPSMYYKVTSAADQAFVVPLVNGGWTPRFPLRIDLQIVARAGAQEKTWKLDFANVFVPSHGPSLMSGVREFSAVCLLLSLLFIAGLLFLALLTGQGGAAKFSEVPLTALTFFQASFFLHLLQEGPQSLQSSATLLRWTALFLPLPYTAETNVELAAGCLIASAALLVLASLLRAFFAAAVLQREAEALPHSLKFGNAESRLLHAVACPVAAAAAMLVAEPDSPMLLRFMGVLALAFLTTYWLAVFTFVRGLVASGRVTWVWSYPFLDGSDDSAGAWCDTRSDQILTEPVNWTVWVQAPTGTWAAPAAQIEPVTVCSGAKSLHAGLQKHMGGVWYLRSDGPTGTAAVDVQVLQPKAGPALLPCMHELPVGIARSEWLDCLFTVENLTRFIRHLRRCEREEAAECATGKSHFPSSHAVLPLTVKQCQLTGPITGGRFALFFELRTPCARIGDGVVRSLCGALLGFAVSRNSVFASLASATATSLTLVALVAFVWTLYIYFDRPFHRLEENACFPVLFAILGLTAAMTASPLWLRASFLPCLLEYISAAALLGLALFTAFLAVCLLLGIFWPAMQDIRFLPRLCNSSLLLTDRARHFLVSAPAYNRFGARNVVLECVAGAGRGASGLVRHVPPAPDGYAQMELSVDEFGAVCSTGEWTRPRACICLDSSGAVLGFRSLTLYERDDAREVVGRFINDEPGLAEAYPELFPILVEEIESEKNGGEVVTILVRRPGCGGSGKSRRSGSATDNANWIDREAWDSAWVSTPPQIQLPGAQPLLRKRETELVPRNTQQLCPNPLSNRVRRAMC, from the exons ATGGAGATAAGTGTCTCTGACCGTCGTCCGACGCTGTGTCGCCATGGGACGGAGGCTCGTCCTGTCCCTGCCGAAaggctttttttttcgactTCCAAAAGCAAGTTGCAAGCCTCGCGAGTCTTGCcctccgctgcttcgccgcggcgggcgcgacgagcCCCCTCCCTGTCCCTCTTGCTGATTCCCTGCGGCCTCTTCCTGTGCCTTGCTTCGGCTGGAGCGAATGACGTGTTGGGGCAGCGGATGTCCTCGGAAATTGAAATTCCCCCTGCGTCGGAGTTATGCGCCTTAAAAGGCATCGACCTCAGCACTGGGGTCCTCACCAGCTTCAGCCAAGATACACTCGAGTACGAGGTTGAGTTCGAaacgcagcaggcggaaCTGATAGTTGTTCCGCGATTCGAGTGCTCGGAAGGCATTGCCACGCACCTGTTTCCAGCCGTCTCGGTCAACAGCCACGCGGCTGACCCTCGCGGTGCCCTCGGGGTCACTCTACCCGTCCCTGCTGCGCGGAG GTTTGACGTTCGCGTGCAGATTCGAAACCCGAGCTTCTCTCCAACCCTAGTTGAATACGTTATCCACGTTGACCAGGCGAGCGCAGTTAAGGAGCCGACCCTTAGgtcgttcgccgcgcgcgacagtCAGGGCAACCTCCTCCCCGTAACCCCGCTGTTCAGCGATTCGAATGAGGCCTTTGTGTTGGCGGCGAGAGCCGATGACGCCTACG TTCGACTAGAGGCCACGTGTGACCCCGACAGCGCCCTGTACGTAAACGGCCAGCGCGTCGTCCTCAGCTCCGCCGTCACAATTTCGCGCGATGAACAGCAGCCGAGTTCGTTGACTACT GTCCAGTGCCGTCACGCCTCAGTACAcgaagctgcggcgcagcagcgctcgtttttcttcgagACGCTGTGGACGCGCACGAACCTCGTTCCACCTAGCAAGCTCATCGTCCATAGCAACGGCAAGGCGTGCCAG GTTATTCTTGAAGAAGACTCGCGCATTCTCTGTGAAAACAGCAGCGGCTTGACCTCGCTCTTCGCGATTTTCCCGCCATCGATGTATTACAAAGTCACAAGCGCAGCCGATCAGGCCTTCGTCGTTCCGCTGGTCAACGGCGGGTGGACGCCGCGTTTTCCCCTCCGCATAGACCTTCAAATCGTCGCGCGGGCAGGCGCGCAAGAAAAAACATGGAAGCTGGACTTTGCTAATGTGTTCGTGCCCTCGCACGGGCCCTCTCTG ATGAGCGGAGTGCGCGAGTTCAGCGctgtctgccttctcctGTCGCTGCTTTTTATTGCTggccttctctttctcgcccTCTTGACAGGGCAAGGCGGAGCTGCGAAATTCTCCGAGGTGCCGCTCACAGCGCTCACCTTCTTCCAGGCGTCGTTCTTCCTTCACCTGCTGCAG GAAGGCCCACAGTCGCTTCAGTCGAGTGCGACGCTCCTCCGGTGGACTGCCCTCTTCCTGCCGCTCCCCTACACGGCGGAAACGAACGTCGAGCTGGCGGCA GGTTGCTTgatcgcctctgcagctctgcTTGTGCTGGCGTCGCTTCTGcgggccttcttcgcggccgcggtgcTGCAGCGGGAGGCGGAAGCTCTTCCGCACAGCCTGAAGTTCGGGAACGCTGagtctcgccttctccatgCCGTCGCGTGcccggtcgcggcggcagcggctaTGCTGGTCGCG GAGCCCGACTCGCCGATGCTTTTGCGGTTCATGGGGGTACTCGCGCTCGCTTTCCTGACGACCTACTGGCTGGCCGTTTTCACTTTCGTGCGGGGGCTTGTCGCCTCGGGGCGCGTCACGTGGGTCTGGAGCTACCCGTTTCTCGACGGCTCAGAcgacagcgccggcgcctggtGCGACACGCGCAGCGACCAGATTCTCACCGAACCCGTCAACTG GACTGTCTGGGTACAGGCCCCCACAGGCAcgtgggcggcgcccgccgctcagATCGAGCCCGTGactgtctgcagcggcgccaagTCCCTCCACGCGGGACTTCAGAAGCACATGGGAG GCGTTTGGTACCTCCGCAGCGACGGGCCAACTGGGACTGCAGCCGTGGATGTCCAGGTGCTGCAGCCGAAAGCAGGtcccgcgctgctgccctgcATGCACGAGTTGCCGGTTGGGATTGCGCGCTCAGAGTGGCTGGACTGCTTGTTCACAGTCGAGAATCTCACGAGGTTCATCCGCCACCTCCGGCGGTGCgaacgcgaagaagcggccgAGTGCGCCACCGGCAAATCCCACTTCCCGTCCTCACATGCGGTGCTCCCTCTCACGGTCAAGCAATGCCAGCTGACG GGCCCCATCACTGGAGGGCGTTTTGCACTTTTCTTCGAGCTGCGGACGCCCTGCGCACGcatcggcgacggcgtcgttCGGTCTCTCTGCGGGGCTCTTCTCGGCTTCGCCGTCAGCCGCAACAGCGTCTTCGCCAGCCTCGCGTCTGCAACTGCGACGTCGCTAACTCTCGTGGCTCTTGTAGCGTTTGTGTGGACGCTCTACATCTACT TCGACCGGCCGTTTCACCGCTTGGAGGAGAACGCCTGCTTCCCCGTGCTGTTTGCGATCCTTGGACTGACGGCCGCGATGACGGCGAGCCCTCTGTGGCTCCGCGCGTCTTTCCTGCCTTGCCTTCTCGAAT ACATCTCAGCGGCGGCTCTTCTGGGACTCGCGCTCTTCACTGcgttcctcgccgtctgccttctcctgGGCATCTTCTGGCCTGCGATGCAGGACATCCG GTTCCTACCGCGCCTCTGTAAttcgtctctccttctcaCGGACCGGGCGCGGCatttcctcgtctccgcgccggcctaCAACCGGTTTGGCGCCCGCAATGTCGTG CTGGAATGCGTTGCCGGCGCTGGGAGGGGGGCGTCGGGTCTCGTGCGCCACGTGCCACCCGCGCCAGATGGGTACGCTCAGATGGAGCTTTCTGTCGACGAATTTGGTGCAGTGTGCTCCACGGGCGAGtggacgcggccgcgcgcatgcatctgccTAGACAGTTCCGGAGCTGTGCTTGGGTTCAGGAGCCTGACGCTATACGAGAG agacgacgccAGGGAAGTAGTCGGGCGCTTTATCAATGACGAACCAGGCCTGGCTGAAGCATATCCTGAGCTCTTTCC CATTCTGGTAGAAGAAATCGAGAGTGAGAAAAACGGCGGCGAAGTAGTCACCATCTTGGTTCGCCGGccgggctgcggcgggagCGGAAAGTCTCGACGCAGCGGGTCGGCGACCGACAATGCCAACTGGATAGATCGCGAGGCCTGGGATTCCGCCTGGGTTagcacgccgccgcagatccAGCTCCCTGGTGCACAGCCACTCCTAAGGAAAAGGGAGACTGAATTAGTTCCTCGAAATACTCAACAGCTTTGTCCGAACCCACTTAGCAACCGTGTTCGCCGCGCCATGTGCTAG
- a CDS encoding subtilisin SUB7 (encoded by transcript BESB_004750), producing MAAFRGRGLLASLLSSLFLELLLTDGPASIIASDTVNNPNGRTLLLTYMPECVNSGATERALRRTLSRAAARKRSEDSDIVQLESIDAAYERNPVKSHVVNEYDAYRTKLISLESVKHSEQAGEGGTFEPMDCSISEESLKRVGVDVIELRNCVLVDGEDIKEALEFDPCVASVEFDQEFSIDALHPPAHADASVEGSQHEEDDSEVESDAPVSGLFSRRRTPPSSLSAGKPARTEPPFSFSGGASDDVEVNYWRNKSGLNDALYDLADCDPQRVVAVIDTGVSYTHPALAKNMWVNINEIPGNGIDDDRNGFIDDVYGFNFRDNKGDPMDDHGHGTHVAGIIGAMKAPNPRVQGVCGRTSIAGLKFMGSNGNGSTSDAIKALNYAVQMRIPLSCNSWGGPTWSEALIAALEAAESVGHLFIAAAGNQGRNTDEIPHYPASYRLPNVISVAATNSEDQLAPFSNRGESTVDVAAPGVKILSTFPPDQFRELSGTSMATPVVAGVAAMLMSLPFTDPKQIKEAIVSGVDKMPAAKGLVKSGGRVNASKSVSWLAKELGLETEIKNRQKKNDEEPLEDEGDDESEVDQIQGFPSITP from the exons ATGGCTGCTTTTCGAGGTCGaggccttctcgcctccctTTTGTCATCCCTTTTTCTAGAGTTGCTGCTAACGGACGGCCCTGCATCAATCATCGCGTCTGACACTGTGAATAATCCAAATGGAAGAACCCTTCTCTTAACGTACATGCCCGAGTGTGTAAACAGTggggcgacagagagggcTTTACGGCGGACCCTCTCTCGGGCGGCTGCCCGAAAGAGATCCGAAGATTCGGATATCGTCCAGCTTGAAAGCATCGACGC CGCGTATGAAAGGAATCCCGTGAAGTCCCATGTGGTAAATGAGTATGATGCGTATCGGACGAAGCTGATCTCCTTGGAGTCTGTGAAACATTCTGAGCAagcaggcgagggcggcaccTTTGAGCCTATGGACTGCAGCATCTCCGAGGAATCTCTCAAGCGTGTCGGAGTCGACGTTATAGAACTGAGAAACTGTGTGTTGGTCGACGGAGAGGATATCAAAGAAGCTCTGGAGTTCGACCCTTGCGTGGCATCTGTCGAGTTCGACCAGGAGTTCTCGATTGACGCTCTGCACCCTCCGGCTCACGCGGACGCCAGCGTCGAAGGAAGTCAacacgaagaggacgactcAGAGGTCGAGTCTGACGCGCCAGTTTCCGGTCTTTTCTCAAGACGGCGAACCCCGCCCTCTTCGTTGTCGGCGGGGAAGCCGGCAAGGACCGAGCCTCCTTTCTCCTtttccggcggcgcgtctgacGATGTGGAAGTGAACTACTGGAGAAACAAGTCGGGGCTTAACGACGCTCTGTATGACTTGGCTGACTGCGATCCTCAGCGCGTCGTTGCAGTGATTGACACGGGTGTCTCATACACCCATCCGGCTCTCGCGAAGAACATGTGGGTGAATATAAACGAGATCCCTGGGAACGGAATCGACGACGACCGGAATGGCTTCATCGACGACGTCTACGGTTTCAATTTCCGCGACAACAAAGGCGACCCAATGGACGACCACGGTCACGGCACACATGTGGCTGGAATCATCGGCGCAATGAAAGCTCCGAATCCTCGTGTCCAgggcgtctgcggacgcACCAGCATCGCGGGCCTGAAGTTCATGGGTTCCAACGGAAATGGCTCGACATCTGATGCCATCAAGGCACTCAACTACGCCGTCCAGATGAGGATTCCACTGAGTTGCAACAGCTGGGGCGGGCCGACTTGGTCCGAAGCTCTCATTGCGGCGTTGGAAGCTGCCGAGAGTGTTGGGCACCTGTTCATAGCAGCAGCTGGCAACCAAGGACGAAACACTGACGAGATTCCTCACTATCCGGCGTCCTATCGACTCCCGAATGTGATCAGTGTCGCAGCTACTAACTCGGAAGACCAGCTCGCACCTTTCAGCAACCGCGGCGAGTCCACCGTGGATGTCGCGGCACCAGGAGTCAAGATCCTCTCCACGTTTCCGCCCGACCAGTTCCGCGAGCTCTCTGGAACGTCCATGGCCACCCCGGTCGTCGCGGGCGTTGCCGCCATGCTCATGTCACTCCCGTTTACGGATCCCAAACAAATCAAAGAAGCGATCGTCAGCGGAGTCGACAAAATGCCCGCAGCAAAAG GACTCGTGAAGTCTGGAGGGCGTGTAAATGCCAGTAAGTCCGTCTCGTGGCTGGCTAAGGAACTGGGACTGGAGACGGAGATAAAGAATCGGCAGAAAAAGAATGACGAGGAACCGCTCgaggacgagggagacgacgaaagTGAAGTCGATCAGATCCAGGGGTTCCCTTCTATTACGCCGTAG